Proteins from a genomic interval of Cygnus olor isolate bCygOlo1 chromosome 9, bCygOlo1.pri.v2, whole genome shotgun sequence:
- the PAX3 gene encoding paired box protein Pax-3 isoform X3: MTTLAGAVPRMMRPGAGQNYPRSGFPLEVSTPLGQGRVNQLGGVFINGRPLPNHIRHKIVEMAHHGIRPCVISRQLRVSHGCVSKILCRYQETGSIRPGAIGGSKPKQVTTPDVEKKIEEYKRENAGMFSWEIRDKLLKDGVCDRNTVPSVSSISRILRSKFGKGEEEEAELERKEAEEGDKKAKHSIDGILSERAFTKKAFYTQSTLGDELGKQRGGSPLKLTLWLCADKASASSSLM, from the exons ATGACAACTCTGGCCGGAGCCGTCCCCAGGATGATgcggcccggggccgggcagaACTACCCCCGCAGCGGCTTCCCGCTGGAAG TCTCTACTCCTCTAGGCCAGGGCAGAGTCAATCAGCTCGGAGGAGTGTTTATCAATGGCAGGCCTTTACCCAACCATATCCGACACAAGATAGTGGAGATGGCCCACCATGGCATAAGGCCCTGTGTCATCTCTCGCCAGCTGCGAGTGTCCCACGGCTGCGTCTCCAAAATTCTCTGCAGGTACCAGGAGACGGGCTCCATCCGGCCGGGGGCCATCGGCGGCAGCAAGCCCAAG CAGGTGACGACGCCGGACGTGGAGAAGAAAATCGAGGAATACAAGCGGGAAAACGCCGGCATGTTCAGCTGGGAGATCCGAGACAAGCTGCTGAAGGACGGCGTGTGCGACCGCAACACGGTGCCCTCGG TGAGCTCCATCAGCCGCATCCTGCGGAGCAAGTTTGGGAaaggcgaggaggaggaggccgagctggagaggaaggaggCGGAGGAAGGCGACAAGAAGGCGAAGCACAGCATCGACGGCATCCTCAGCGAGAGAG CTTTTACAAAGAAGGCCTTCTATACACAATCTACACTTGGAGATGaacttggaaaacaaagagggGGGAGTCCATTGAAACTCACACTTTGGCTTTGCGCAGACAAAGCTTCAGCTAGCAGCAGCTTGATGTGA